The following proteins are encoded in a genomic region of Amycolatopsis sulphurea:
- the ilvA gene encoding threonine ammonia-lyase, whose product MELVSVERILEARKLLSGVTRVTPMEHARDLRRMHGGPVHLKCENLQRTGSFKIRGAYTRIHGLSAAERDRGVVAASAGNHAQGVALASSLLGISSTVYMPLRAPLPKLAATRGYGADVHLHGAVLEETLAEAIAFSERTGAVFIHPFDHIDVIAGQGTVGLEILEQVPNVKTVLVATGGGGLVGGVASAVKASHPDVRIVGVQAEDAAAFPPSLAAGAPVRIARTHTMADGIAVGKPGLVSYAHVSELVDEVVTVSEESLSRAVLLCLERRKLVVEPAGAATVAALLQHPGAFEPPVVAILSGGNVDPVLLQQIIQHGMTAGGRYLKLHLRVPDRPGSLVSVLSDVKDLGANVLDVEHSRISGSLALGEVDVALALETRGPQHCAEVEAALAAAGFTIVP is encoded by the coding sequence ATGGAACTGGTCAGCGTCGAGCGCATCCTGGAAGCCCGGAAGCTGCTTTCCGGCGTGACCCGGGTCACGCCGATGGAACACGCCCGCGATCTGCGCCGGATGCACGGCGGGCCGGTGCACCTCAAGTGCGAGAACCTCCAGCGCACCGGCTCGTTCAAGATCCGCGGCGCCTACACCCGCATTCACGGTCTCTCCGCCGCCGAACGCGATCGTGGGGTCGTGGCCGCGAGTGCGGGCAACCATGCGCAGGGGGTGGCGCTGGCGTCGTCGCTGCTCGGGATTTCGTCCACGGTCTACATGCCGCTGCGCGCGCCCCTGCCCAAGCTCGCCGCGACCCGCGGATACGGCGCGGACGTGCACTTGCACGGTGCCGTTCTGGAGGAGACGCTCGCCGAGGCCATTGCCTTCTCCGAACGCACCGGTGCGGTGTTCATCCATCCGTTCGACCACATCGACGTGATCGCCGGGCAGGGCACAGTCGGCCTGGAAATCCTGGAACAGGTGCCGAACGTCAAGACGGTGCTCGTGGCGACAGGCGGTGGCGGGCTGGTCGGTGGGGTCGCGTCGGCGGTGAAGGCGTCACATCCGGACGTACGCATCGTCGGCGTGCAGGCCGAGGACGCCGCCGCGTTCCCGCCTTCGCTGGCGGCCGGCGCCCCGGTGCGCATCGCGCGAACGCACACCATGGCCGACGGCATTGCGGTCGGTAAGCCGGGGCTGGTCAGCTACGCGCACGTGTCGGAGCTGGTCGACGAGGTCGTGACGGTCAGCGAGGAATCCCTGTCCCGGGCGGTGCTGCTGTGCCTGGAGCGGCGAAAGCTGGTGGTGGAGCCGGCCGGCGCGGCGACCGTGGCCGCGTTGCTGCAGCATCCCGGCGCGTTCGAGCCGCCGGTGGTGGCGATCCTCTCCGGTGGCAACGTGGATCCGGTGCTGCTGCAGCAGATCATCCAGCACGGCATGACCGCGGGCGGCCGGTACCTCAAGCTGCATCTGCGGGTGCCGGACCGGCCGGGCTCGCTGGTGTCGGTGCTGTCCGATGTGAAGGACCTCGGCGCCAACGTGCTGGACGTCGAGCATTCCCGGATCTCCGGCAGTCTCGCGCTCGGCGAGGTGGACGTGGCACTCGCGCTGGAGACCCGCGGTCCGCAGCACTGCGCGGAGGTCGAGGCCGCCCTCGCCGCCGCCGGGTTCACCATCGTCCCCTGA
- the hppD gene encoding 4-hydroxyphenylpyruvate dioxygenase, with protein MTDIMPPQSALDDVSYDQLRQLVGLVDHDASADPFPVKALDAVVFVAGNATQTAWFYQVAFGMRLVAYSGPETGQPDHKSFVLKSGSARFVITGGVRPDSPLLDHHRRHGDGVIDLALETTDVDKCVEHARAQGATVLEEPHDVTDEHGTIRRAAIATYGETRHSLIDRSRYHGIYLPGFEPRESTVKRPEGAPKRLFQAVDHCVGNVELGKMDYWVDWYHRVMGFVNMAEFIGDDIATDYSALMSKVVSNGNHRVKFPLNEPAVAKKKSQIDEYLEFYEGAGCQHIALATNDIIATITAMRAAGVEFLNTPDSYYEDPELRARIGEVRVPIETLKEHGILVDRDEDGYLLQIFTSPIGDRPTVFYELIERHGSLGFGKGNFKALFQAIEREQERRGNL; from the coding sequence ATGACCGACATCATGCCGCCCCAGAGCGCCCTCGACGACGTCAGCTACGACCAGCTTCGCCAGCTCGTCGGACTGGTCGACCACGACGCCTCGGCCGACCCGTTCCCGGTCAAGGCGCTCGACGCGGTGGTGTTCGTCGCCGGCAACGCGACCCAGACCGCGTGGTTCTACCAGGTCGCGTTCGGCATGCGGCTCGTCGCGTATTCCGGTCCCGAAACCGGGCAGCCGGACCACAAATCCTTCGTGCTGAAGTCCGGTTCGGCGCGGTTCGTGATCACCGGCGGGGTCCGTCCGGACTCGCCCCTGCTCGATCACCACCGCCGCCACGGCGACGGCGTCATTGACCTCGCGCTGGAGACGACCGACGTCGACAAGTGCGTCGAGCACGCCCGCGCGCAGGGCGCGACCGTGCTGGAGGAGCCGCACGACGTCACCGACGAACACGGCACGATCCGCCGGGCGGCCATCGCGACCTACGGCGAGACCCGGCACTCGCTCATCGACCGTTCCCGCTATCACGGCATCTACCTGCCCGGGTTCGAGCCGCGGGAAAGCACCGTGAAGCGGCCCGAAGGTGCCCCGAAGCGGCTGTTCCAGGCCGTGGACCACTGCGTGGGCAACGTCGAACTCGGCAAGATGGACTACTGGGTGGACTGGTACCACCGCGTGATGGGCTTCGTGAACATGGCGGAGTTCATCGGCGACGACATCGCCACCGACTACTCAGCGCTCATGAGCAAGGTGGTGTCGAACGGCAACCACCGGGTCAAGTTCCCGCTCAACGAGCCCGCAGTGGCGAAGAAGAAGTCGCAGATCGACGAGTACCTCGAATTCTACGAGGGCGCGGGCTGCCAGCACATCGCGCTGGCCACCAACGACATCATCGCCACGATCACCGCGATGCGCGCGGCGGGCGTGGAATTCCTGAACACCCCGGACTCCTACTACGAGGACCCGGAGCTGCGGGCCAGGATCGGAGAGGTGCGGGTGCCGATCGAAACCCTGAAGGAGCACGGGATCCTGGTCGACCGCGACGAGGACGGGTACCTGCTGCAGATCTTCACCAGCCCGATCGGCGACCGTCCGACGGTCTTCTACGAGCTGATCGAGCGGCACGGTTCGCTCGGCTTCGGCAAGGGCAACTTCAAAGCCTTGTTCCAGGCCATCGAGCGCGAGCAGGAGCGGCGCGGAAACCTCTGA
- a CDS encoding Lrp/AsnC family transcriptional regulator — protein MLDSLDARLLLLLTDSPRLGVLECARRLGVARGTVQARLDRLAERGVLGGFPPELDLAAMGYGLTAFAVLEIAQGKRGGVAEALAAIDEVCEVHATTGQGDLFVRLVARDNDDLQRVIDEVVGVPDVLRTSTSIALSTPVPPRVRPLLERAARPD, from the coding sequence ATGCTGGACTCGCTGGACGCCCGGCTGTTGCTGCTGCTGACCGACTCGCCGCGGCTGGGCGTACTCGAATGCGCACGGCGGCTCGGCGTGGCGCGTGGCACCGTGCAGGCGCGGCTGGACCGCCTCGCCGAACGCGGGGTGCTCGGCGGGTTTCCCCCGGAACTGGACCTCGCCGCGATGGGCTACGGGCTCACCGCGTTCGCCGTACTGGAGATCGCCCAGGGCAAACGCGGCGGCGTCGCCGAGGCCCTCGCCGCGATCGACGAGGTCTGCGAAGTCCACGCCACCACCGGCCAAGGCGATCTGTTCGTCCGCCTGGTCGCCCGCGACAACGACGACCTGCAACGCGTGATCGACGAGGTGGTCGGCGTCCCCGACGTGCTCCGCACCTCGACTTCGATCGCCTTGTCCACGCCGGTTCCGCCGCGGGTACGGCCGCTGCTGGAGCGGGCGGCGAGGCCGGACTAG